In Chloracidobacterium sp., the following proteins share a genomic window:
- a CDS encoding Smr/MutS family protein codes for MSYSLDTLEFGRLLELVARNAQTPIGRERVISLCPLSNRIELDAALAAISEAIELVDEKQVSWSFSGLGDPSGPLAMLRIENAALEPMALLEISRVCAQALFARSAIQPEKDAAPTLWEIVENIPPSLLAVTEQINKKLLPSGEIDDDASPELAALRREINAQRARLTKSLESAMRAAGTAIQDEIVTVRNDRFVIPVKADFRGKVGGVAHGFSSSGQTVYVEPLAAIEANNELQNLKGKEEREVAQILFSLTEMLREQIPAVESAVDAVAELDAIKTKVEFARKFNAVVPQITDDTLDLIDARHPLLEENLKATATKAETRPVGSVPREDNEIVPCSFTLTATKSVMIISGANAGGKTVVLKTAGLLSLMAISGLPVPAKGAKIPFYRSVLADIGDHQSLSANLSTFSSHMSNIAGMIRECRPPSIVLLDEAGTGTDPDEGSALGVAIVDHFRRNCGAHVIASTHYRGLKMYAANDEGVVNASVEFDEKTLQPTYRLLIGLAGASSGIEIARRFGIDQQVIDSARKNLDISAQEAAKYLQKLQTETRQAEDLRAALEEEREAVAMKFAGLEIEAVKKEKARQKEFEGQLAAAVDDFDRQSKAFLKTIEDKALKNRLEKERLTRKSELNRAVMQKISTAETPRRGGSRSGSPPYEGGVAAASPDGVVLSVGSRVITSFGNTGTIERMDKEVAEVLVGNLRLREKLVDLRLSEPPASAGGQLSRGKGKHSMPLGRPIDAPDTAAELNLIGRTTADAEYELDHFLDEAYMSGVPRVRIIHGFGTGALKNYVHHFLKTSDLVARFEFAPDNQGGHGATIAELKR; via the coding sequence ATGAGTTATTCGCTCGACACATTAGAATTCGGCCGCCTGCTCGAGTTGGTCGCCCGCAACGCGCAAACACCCATAGGCCGGGAGCGGGTAATCTCGCTGTGTCCGCTGTCGAACCGTATCGAATTAGACGCCGCCCTTGCAGCAATTTCTGAGGCCATCGAACTCGTTGACGAGAAACAAGTTTCGTGGTCATTCAGCGGCCTCGGAGACCCGTCTGGTCCACTCGCCATGCTGCGCATCGAGAACGCAGCCCTCGAACCGATGGCTTTACTCGAAATTTCACGCGTGTGCGCACAGGCTTTATTCGCCCGATCCGCTATCCAACCAGAAAAGGACGCGGCCCCGACGCTGTGGGAAATAGTCGAGAATATTCCGCCATCGCTGCTCGCCGTTACCGAGCAGATCAACAAGAAGTTGCTACCAAGCGGCGAGATCGACGACGATGCCTCGCCCGAACTCGCCGCGCTCCGACGTGAGATAAACGCCCAACGCGCTCGACTAACAAAGTCGCTCGAATCCGCTATGCGGGCGGCCGGAACGGCGATCCAGGACGAGATCGTCACGGTCCGCAACGACCGCTTTGTGATTCCCGTAAAGGCCGACTTTCGCGGCAAGGTCGGCGGCGTAGCGCACGGCTTCTCATCCAGCGGCCAGACCGTTTATGTCGAACCGCTCGCCGCCATCGAGGCGAACAACGAACTCCAAAACCTCAAGGGCAAAGAGGAACGCGAGGTCGCCCAAATACTGTTTTCGCTAACCGAAATGCTTCGCGAACAGATCCCGGCCGTCGAGTCCGCCGTTGACGCGGTCGCTGAGCTAGACGCGATCAAGACCAAGGTCGAATTCGCCCGTAAATTCAACGCCGTCGTGCCTCAAATAACGGACGACACCCTCGACCTCATCGATGCCCGACACCCATTGCTTGAAGAGAACCTGAAGGCGACGGCGACGAAGGCGGAAACACGACCGGTAGGGAGTGTGCCCCGAGAGGACAACGAGATCGTCCCATGCTCATTCACTCTCACGGCGACCAAGTCGGTCATGATCATCTCCGGCGCCAACGCCGGCGGCAAAACGGTCGTTCTAAAGACCGCCGGCCTGCTAAGCCTGATGGCGATCTCAGGCCTGCCAGTTCCCGCAAAGGGCGCAAAAATTCCCTTTTACCGCTCGGTCCTCGCCGATATTGGCGACCATCAATCGCTCAGTGCCAACCTATCGACATTCTCATCTCATATGTCGAACATAGCCGGCATGATCCGCGAATGCCGACCTCCATCGATCGTCCTGCTCGACGAGGCCGGCACGGGGACCGACCCCGACGAAGGCTCGGCCCTCGGCGTGGCGATCGTGGATCATTTCCGCCGCAACTGCGGTGCACACGTCATCGCCTCGACGCACTATCGCGGCCTCAAAATGTACGCCGCCAACGACGAAGGCGTCGTCAACGCCTCCGTCGAATTCGACGAAAAAACGCTCCAGCCAACTTATAGGTTGTTAATCGGCCTCGCCGGTGCCTCATCCGGCATCGAGATCGCCCGTCGTTTTGGGATCGATCAGCAGGTAATCGACTCGGCACGCAAAAATCTCGACATCTCGGCCCAAGAGGCCGCAAAATACCTCCAAAAACTCCAAACCGAAACCCGCCAGGCCGAGGATCTTCGTGCTGCTCTCGAAGAAGAACGCGAAGCCGTGGCGATGAAATTCGCCGGTCTCGAGATCGAGGCTGTAAAGAAGGAAAAAGCACGGCAAAAAGAATTCGAAGGTCAGCTAGCCGCCGCCGTCGACGATTTCGACCGCCAGTCGAAAGCATTTCTCAAAACCATCGAAGACAAAGCACTCAAGAACCGCCTCGAAAAAGAACGCCTGACTCGAAAGTCCGAACTAAACCGCGCCGTCATGCAGAAGATTTCAACCGCAGAGACGCCGAGACGCGGAGGTTCCAGATCAGGCTCCCCTCCTTACGAAGGAGGGGTGGCCGCCGCTTCGCCGGACGGGGTGGTTCTCTCGGTCGGCAGCAGAGTCATCACATCCTTCGGTAACACCGGCACCATCGAGCGTATGGACAAAGAGGTCGCCGAGGTCCTAGTCGGCAACCTCCGCCTCCGCGAAAAACTTGTCGATCTGCGCTTGTCGGAACCGCCTGCGTCAGCGGGCGGCCAGTTGTCTCGTGGTAAAGGTAAGCACAGCATGCCACTCGGCCGCCCCATCGACGCCCCCGACACAGCCGCCGAACTCAACCTCATCGGCCGTACCACCGCCGACGCCGAATACGAACTCGACCACTTCCTCGACGAAGCCTACATGTCCGGCGTTCCTCGCGTCCGCATCATCCACGGCTTCGGCACCGGAGCGCTAAAGAACTACGTCCACCACTTCCTAAAAACCAGCGACCTAGTCGCCCGCTTCGAGTTCGCCCCCGACAACCAGGGCGGCCACGGTGCTACAATTGCGGAACTCAAACGATAA
- a CDS encoding DUF393 domain-containing protein: MERIVLFDGVCNFCNGAVNFIIRNDPDGRFKFAPLQSETGQSLRAKLDIGDDIDSIILVEDGQAFTHSSAALKIARGLGGIWSLGYAFIVIPTFIRDWFYKLFAKFRYKLFGKKDVCMIPTPDLKDRFL; encoded by the coding sequence ATGGAAAGGATCGTTCTATTTGACGGCGTCTGCAATTTTTGTAACGGCGCGGTGAATTTTATTATCAGGAATGACCCTGACGGACGCTTCAAATTTGCGCCGCTGCAATCCGAGACAGGCCAAAGTCTGCGGGCTAAGCTTGATATCGGTGATGATATTGATTCGATAATTTTGGTTGAGGACGGTCAGGCGTTCACGCACTCATCGGCTGCCCTGAAGATCGCTCGCGGATTGGGCGGAATATGGTCGCTCGGATACGCATTCATTGTCATACCCACGTTCATCCGTGACTGGTTTTATAAGCTGTTTGCAAAATTTCGCTACAAACTATTCGGCAAAAAGGACGTGTGCATGATACCGACGCCCGATTTAAAAGATCGGTTTTTATGA
- the ada gene encoding bifunctional DNA-binding transcriptional regulator/O6-methylguanine-DNA methyltransferase Ada produces MDRELYWQAVETNDARFDGAFVIGVKTTGIYCRPSCRARLPNRANVDFYATVGAAENNGFRACKRCRPNEVNSVDPQVDRVLRVCELIDGDALTLGELAAAVGLSSYHLQRSFKEIIGITPKKYAEAKRMERFKDELRSGSDVVTAMYEAGFGSSSRLYEKASDGLGMTPAVYKKGGQGMKINYTIADCELGKLLVARTKRGICSVTFGDTKKELADGLSREFPNAEITEASDDLANTVDAIIKYLLGKSRRLVLPLDLQATAFQMQVWDFLRKIPYGETRSYAEIAEALGDKKKVRAVAQACAKNRVAVLIPCHRVVASDGKLSGYRWGVERKAKLLARERTATHAE; encoded by the coding sequence ATGGATAGGGAACTGTATTGGCAAGCTGTTGAAACGAATGACGCGAGGTTTGACGGGGCGTTTGTGATCGGTGTGAAAACGACGGGCATATACTGCCGTCCCTCGTGTCGTGCCAGGCTGCCAAATCGTGCGAATGTTGATTTTTACGCGACGGTCGGGGCTGCCGAGAATAACGGCTTTCGGGCTTGCAAGCGGTGTCGTCCCAACGAGGTCAACTCGGTCGATCCGCAGGTCGACCGCGTGCTTCGAGTGTGCGAGTTGATCGACGGCGACGCTTTGACGCTGGGCGAACTTGCGGCGGCGGTCGGGTTGAGCAGCTATCATTTGCAGCGGAGCTTCAAGGAGATCATCGGAATTACGCCAAAAAAATACGCGGAGGCAAAACGAATGGAAAGGTTCAAGGATGAATTGCGGTCAGGCAGCGACGTGGTGACGGCGATGTATGAGGCGGGCTTCGGGTCGAGCAGCAGGTTGTATGAAAAAGCTTCAGATGGGCTCGGTATGACGCCGGCGGTTTACAAAAAAGGCGGGCAGGGAATGAAGATAAATTACACGATCGCCGATTGCGAGCTAGGTAAATTGCTCGTCGCGAGAACGAAACGCGGCATTTGCAGCGTTACGTTTGGCGATACCAAAAAAGAGCTCGCCGACGGCCTCTCACGGGAATTTCCAAACGCCGAGATCACCGAGGCATCGGACGATCTCGCCAACACGGTCGATGCGATCATCAAGTATCTTTTGGGCAAAAGTAGGCGGCTCGTCCTGCCGCTTGACCTGCAGGCAACGGCGTTTCAGATGCAGGTTTGGGATTTTTTGCGGAAGATACCTTATGGCGAGACTAGGTCGTATGCCGAAATTGCGGAGGCGTTGGGCGACAAAAAGAAGGTCCGTGCCGTCGCCCAAGCGTGTGCAAAAAATCGTGTGGCTGTACTTATTCCGTGCCACCGCGTCGTAGCGAGCGACGGCAAACTTAGCGGCTATCGCTGGGGCGTGGAGCGAAAGGCAAAGCTACTTGCCCGCGAGCGGACGGCTACTCATGCCGAATAG
- the msrB gene encoding peptide-methionine (R)-S-oxide reductase MsrB — protein MKTSDSGYDITPLSGDTIQRLAQDLSDDEYRILLNHGTEPAFCGTLLDNKLDGIYACRLCGLPLFRSANKFDSGTGWPSFYAPFDMQHLINIEDNSWGMRRVEIRCARCGGHQGHVFPDGPPPTGLRYCLNSASLEFFRDGEPVEQKV, from the coding sequence ATGAAAACATCAGATTCCGGCTACGACATAACGCCGTTGTCAGGCGACACCATCCAACGCCTCGCCCAGGACCTTAGCGATGACGAGTACCGGATTCTATTGAACCACGGTACCGAACCGGCATTTTGCGGAACGCTCCTCGATAACAAGCTGGATGGCATATACGCTTGCCGTCTCTGCGGCCTGCCGTTGTTCAGATCTGCCAACAAGTTCGATTCAGGGACAGGTTGGCCGTCCTTCTATGCTCCGTTCGATATGCAGCACCTAATCAATATCGAGGATAACAGTTGGGGAATGAGACGCGTCGAGATCAGGTGTGCCCGCTGCGGTGGTCATCAAGGCCACGTCTTCCCTGACGGCCCACCGCCTACGGGGCTGCGCTACTGTCTGAATTCAGCGTCGCTCGAGTTTTTTCGGGACGGTGAGCCGGTCGAGCAGAAAGTGTGA
- the lpxD gene encoding UDP-3-O-(3-hydroxymyristoyl)glucosamine N-acyltransferase, translated as MKLSDLAAVTKATVERGSPDTEITSAAGLDIAAPGEVTFLANPTYTPQVATTKGSAIFLSSGVDIDREDIAILRATDAYVAYTLALRAFFPEPEVLAFQHPTAVIDPSANVAAAVEIHANVVIGAGCTISDGVRIMPNATIYDGVSIGENTTIHSGVSVRENCEIGRNCIVHNNSTIGCDGFGYAKTENRRWLKIPQTGRVVLEDDVEIGANTAIDCASVGETRIRRGTKIDNLVQIGHSCTVDEDTLICSQTGLAGSSHIGKRVLLTGQVGIAGHLKVGDDVIITAKSATSHDVEPGKVISGIPGFDNKDWLRSTAAFRRLGEFATRLRKLEKKVFGAEP; from the coding sequence ATGAAGCTGTCCGACCTCGCTGCTGTCACAAAAGCTACGGTTGAACGCGGATCGCCCGATACCGAGATTACGTCGGCGGCAGGGCTCGATATCGCGGCTCCGGGCGAGGTAACCTTCCTCGCGAATCCAACATACACACCGCAGGTCGCTACGACAAAGGGTTCGGCAATATTCCTGAGTTCAGGTGTTGATATTGACCGCGAGGACATCGCGATCCTCCGTGCAACGGATGCATACGTCGCCTACACGCTTGCGCTTAGGGCCTTCTTCCCAGAGCCTGAGGTGCTTGCCTTCCAGCATCCGACGGCCGTTATCGATCCCTCCGCGAATGTAGCCGCCGCGGTCGAGATACACGCGAATGTGGTGATCGGGGCTGGTTGCACGATCAGCGACGGCGTAAGGATCATGCCGAATGCGACCATCTACGATGGGGTCAGCATCGGGGAGAACACGACCATTCATTCGGGCGTTTCTGTCCGTGAGAATTGCGAGATCGGCCGCAACTGTATTGTCCACAACAATTCCACGATCGGATGCGATGGTTTCGGTTATGCGAAGACCGAGAATCGACGCTGGCTCAAGATACCGCAGACCGGCCGCGTAGTCCTCGAGGATGACGTCGAGATCGGTGCGAATACCGCGATCGACTGCGCTTCGGTCGGCGAGACACGCATCAGACGCGGAACAAAGATCGACAATCTCGTCCAGATAGGCCATTCGTGCACGGTTGACGAAGATACACTCATCTGCTCGCAAACAGGCCTGGCCGGAAGTTCGCACATCGGCAAACGCGTCCTGTTGACCGGCCAGGTCGGCATCGCAGGCCACCTGAAGGTCGGTGACGACGTTATAATCACTGCGAAGTCCGCGACCTCCCACGATGTCGAACCGGGGAAAGTGATATCCGGTATTCCGGGATTCGATAATAAGGACTGGCTCCGCTCGACTGCGGCGTTCAGGAGGCTTGGCGAGTTTGCAACCCGGCTTAGAAAACTAGAGAAGAAGGTCTTTGGGGCCGAACCGTAA
- the priA gene encoding primosomal protein N': MPPKKQPKFVEAALPVPLRRHFTYRVPEQLRGSIVVGARLKLPFGKRNLTGYAVGLHGEMPADLDESKLKDVYEIVDEEPLITPEILKLAEWTADYYASFPGEMLKAALPAGLHAERVRPKRRKAVRLLSDIPLDSDKTLSEQQKFVIEMLASNGGTMLWTEVLEQADVTASPLNTLVKRGCIEVYVEDVRRDPLNRAEFPDVEKFELTSDQQTALDSVVEALKKGEYHAFLLHGVTGSGKTEVYIRAMRAALDEGLSALMLVPEIALTPIFSRRLRSVFGSQVAILHSSLGTGERYDEWRRIRLGQARIAIGTRSAVFAPLENLGLVIVDEEHDGSYRQHESPFYHARDVAVMRAHFANAVAVLGSATPAMESFHNAKSGKYTYLQLPERIAGRSLADARIVDMREVFKRAGKDVALSPELLEAIAATHARGEQSIVLLNRRGFSQFVLCRSCGEAIKCRNCDITLTFHRRDGKLICHYCNYRITAPRICPKCESEYLYFIGEGTENLSDQLIKRFPAMRIARVDRDTMTHKGELDQVLLDFAAGGLDMLVGTQMIAKGHDFPNVTLVGVVGIDIGLGMPDLRSAERTFQLITQVAGRSGRGDKPGNVLIQTYYPDHYALRHAMRQDYEGFYNEEIRFRERLAYPPFVVLASMMIKHRDHGHAMRQANILRQSLDSANTTRHVRILGPAPASISRLKNEYRIQIIIKGLSRRALRDTLDNAIANAEARGCDMRSVFIEIDPINLM, from the coding sequence GTGCCGCCCAAGAAACAACCCAAATTCGTCGAGGCCGCGTTGCCGGTGCCGTTGAGGCGGCATTTTACGTATCGTGTGCCGGAACAGCTGCGCGGTTCGATAGTGGTCGGCGCTCGGTTGAAATTGCCGTTCGGCAAGCGGAACCTGACAGGCTACGCCGTAGGCTTGCATGGCGAGATGCCCGCGGACCTTGATGAATCGAAACTCAAGGACGTTTACGAGATCGTCGACGAAGAGCCGCTCATCACACCGGAAATACTAAAGCTCGCCGAATGGACGGCGGATTATTACGCGTCGTTTCCGGGCGAGATGCTCAAGGCGGCGTTGCCCGCCGGGCTTCATGCTGAACGCGTCCGGCCAAAGCGGCGCAAGGCCGTTCGCTTGCTCAGCGACATTCCGCTGGACAGCGACAAAACGCTCAGCGAACAGCAGAAATTCGTCATCGAGATGCTCGCCTCGAATGGCGGCACGATGCTGTGGACCGAGGTGCTGGAACAAGCGGACGTCACTGCGTCGCCGCTGAACACGCTCGTGAAACGCGGTTGTATCGAGGTCTATGTCGAGGACGTTCGCCGCGACCCATTAAACCGGGCCGAGTTCCCTGACGTTGAGAAATTCGAGCTGACGAGCGATCAGCAGACGGCGTTGGACAGCGTTGTTGAGGCGTTGAAGAAAGGCGAGTATCACGCGTTTTTGCTGCACGGCGTGACGGGCAGCGGCAAGACGGAGGTTTATATTCGCGCGATGCGCGCGGCCCTCGACGAAGGGCTGTCGGCATTGATGCTCGTGCCCGAGATCGCGTTGACGCCGATCTTTTCGCGGCGGCTGAGGTCAGTGTTTGGGTCGCAGGTCGCGATACTGCATTCGAGCCTCGGCACCGGCGAGCGCTACGACGAATGGCGACGAATTCGATTGGGACAGGCGCGAATCGCCATCGGAACACGCTCTGCCGTCTTTGCGCCGCTTGAGAATCTCGGCCTCGTGATCGTGGACGAGGAACACGACGGATCGTATCGCCAGCACGAGTCACCTTTCTATCATGCACGCGACGTAGCCGTGATGCGTGCGCATTTTGCCAATGCCGTCGCCGTTCTCGGCTCGGCGACGCCGGCGATGGAATCTTTTCACAATGCTAAAAGTGGCAAATACACATATTTACAGCTTCCCGAACGCATCGCGGGACGCTCGCTGGCCGACGCCCGGATCGTGGATATGCGTGAGGTTTTCAAGCGTGCGGGCAAGGACGTTGCCCTGTCGCCCGAACTGCTCGAAGCCATCGCTGCCACGCATGCTCGCGGCGAGCAATCAATCGTGCTGCTCAACCGCCGCGGCTTTTCGCAATTCGTGCTGTGCCGCTCATGCGGCGAGGCGATCAAATGCCGCAACTGCGACATCACGCTGACGTTCCACCGTCGCGACGGCAAGCTGATCTGCCATTACTGCAACTACCGCATCACCGCGCCGCGAATTTGCCCGAAGTGCGAGAGCGAATATCTCTATTTCATCGGCGAGGGCACCGAGAACCTCTCCGACCAGTTGATCAAACGCTTTCCCGCGATGCGGATCGCCCGTGTCGATCGCGACACGATGACGCACAAGGGCGAGCTCGACCAGGTGCTGCTCGACTTTGCCGCCGGCGGCCTCGACATGCTTGTCGGCACGCAAATGATCGCGAAGGGGCACGACTTTCCGAACGTAACGTTGGTCGGCGTTGTCGGCATCGATATCGGCCTCGGCATGCCCGACCTAAGGTCTGCCGAGAGGACGTTCCAGTTGATAACCCAAGTCGCCGGCCGCTCCGGCCGTGGCGACAAGCCCGGCAATGTCCTGATCCAAACCTATTACCCCGACCACTACGCCCTGCGGCACGCGATGCGGCAGGATTATGAGGGCTTTTATAATGAGGAAATTCGCTTTCGCGAGAGGCTGGCGTATCCCCCGTTTGTCGTGCTCGCGTCGATGATGATCAAGCACCGCGACCACGGCCACGCAATGCGGCAGGCCAACATTCTGCGGCAATCCCTGGACTCCGCAAACACCACACGCCACGTCCGCATACTCGGCCCCGCACCGGCATCGATCAGCCGCCTAAAGAACGAATACCGCATCCAGATCATCATCAAAGGCCTCTCACGGCGCGCTCTTCGCGACACTCTCGACAACGCCATCGCGAACGCAGAAGCTCGCGGATGCGACATGCGAAGCGTCTTTATCGAGATCGACCCAATAAACCTGATGTAG
- a CDS encoding ABC transporter ATP-binding protein produces MEIVIEINNLSKDYEKGFLKKTKVRALDGLSLNVRGGQIFGFLGGNGAGKTTTIKLLMGLIFPTEGSAKILGSDIADVAMHRRIGYCPENPYFYDYLTANELMDYFGQLFGFDEATRKEKTDALLTAVGLAEKDRKRQLRKYSKGMLQRVGLAQSLINDPEIVFLDEPMSGLDPVGRREIRELIAGLRDKGTTVFMSTHILSDIEALCDEVAILRAGKLAASGKLDELLTSDDESWVLEINVQGVEFDAIRDQIEFIAGASIRPKPSGASIQVMDESDIEAVLQTTRAAGGRLTSIQPVKQSLEELFVRKTVE; encoded by the coding sequence ATGGAAATTGTTATTGAGATAAATAACCTTAGCAAGGATTACGAGAAAGGTTTTCTCAAAAAGACCAAGGTCCGGGCGTTGGATGGGTTGAGCTTGAACGTTCGCGGCGGGCAGATATTCGGGTTTCTGGGCGGCAATGGTGCGGGCAAGACGACGACGATCAAGCTTTTGATGGGACTGATATTCCCCACCGAGGGCTCGGCGAAAATACTCGGCAGCGACATCGCAGATGTCGCGATGCACCGGCGGATCGGATATTGTCCTGAGAATCCTTACTTCTATGATTACCTGACGGCGAACGAATTGATGGACTATTTTGGGCAGTTGTTCGGGTTTGACGAAGCGACACGTAAGGAAAAGACCGACGCTCTGCTGACGGCCGTCGGCTTGGCCGAGAAGGACCGCAAACGGCAGCTTCGCAAGTATTCCAAAGGCATGCTCCAACGCGTCGGACTCGCTCAATCGCTAATAAACGACCCCGAGATCGTCTTTCTCGACGAGCCGATGTCCGGCCTCGACCCCGTCGGCCGTCGCGAGATCCGCGAGCTAATTGCAGGCCTCAGGGACAAAGGCACGACCGTTTTTATGTCAACGCACATTCTCTCGGACATCGAGGCATTGTGCGACGAGGTAGCCATCCTTCGCGCGGGTAAACTCGCCGCTTCAGGCAAACTGGATGAGCTTTTGACGTCGGACGACGAATCCTGGGTATTGGAGATCAATGTTCAGGGCGTTGAGTTTGACGCGATACGGGATCAGATCGAGTTCATAGCGGGAGCCTCGATCAGGCCTAAGCCCAGTGGTGCGAGTATTCAAGTGATGGACGAATCCGATATCGAGGCCGTACTTCAGACCACGCGGGCCGCAGGGGGCCGATTGACCTCGATACAACCCGTTAAACAGTCCTTGGAAGAACTATTTGTTCGGAAAACCGTTGAATGA
- a CDS encoding ABC transporter permease subunit produces the protein MSANSTRSGSPIPAIARNAFREAVRDRILYNLILFVLIITACAVFIGELTVGQESRVIVNLGLSAMLVFGTFISIFVGVSLVWKEIEKRTVYSIFSKPVRRSQFIIGKYLGLCLTLLVNVAVMGVGVTLALLYVGGGPLVWAIWPAIWLIFLELTVITAVAILFSSFSTPALSAMLTFAVFVIAHFSTSLRELAQSMPSQAARTVIDAVYYLLPNFSHFSFITETANGLAAPPAMLGASTAYAGVWDIVLLGIAVVIFSRRNFK, from the coding sequence ATGAGTGCCAACTCGACCCGTTCCGGGTCACCTATACCTGCAATTGCACGCAACGCCTTTCGCGAGGCGGTGCGCGACCGCATTCTGTATAACCTGATACTGTTCGTGCTGATAATCACGGCGTGCGCGGTGTTTATTGGTGAACTGACCGTCGGGCAGGAATCGCGTGTGATAGTCAATCTGGGGCTGAGCGCGATGCTCGTTTTCGGGACGTTCATCTCGATATTTGTCGGCGTCAGCCTCGTGTGGAAAGAGATCGAGAAACGCACCGTTTACTCGATATTCTCAAAGCCCGTCCGCCGCTCGCAGTTCATCATCGGCAAATATCTTGGCCTATGTCTGACGCTGCTCGTGAATGTCGCCGTGATGGGCGTCGGCGTAACGCTTGCCCTTCTCTACGTCGGTGGTGGGCCGCTCGTGTGGGCGATCTGGCCAGCTATATGGCTTATTTTTCTTGAACTTACGGTCATCACGGCCGTTGCGATACTGTTCTCTTCATTCTCGACGCCCGCGCTGTCGGCGATGCTGACCTTTGCGGTCTTTGTGATCGCCCATTTCAGCACGAGCCTGCGCGAGTTGGCCCAGTCGATGCCGTCGCAAGCCGCACGAACGGTGATTGACGCCGTCTATTACCTGCTGCCAAATTTCTCGCATTTCAGCTTTATTACCGAGACCGCGAACGGCCTTGCCGCACCGCCCGCGATGCTCGGCGCGTCAACAGCCTACGCCGGCGTTTGGGATATCGTGCTGTTGGGGATCGCGGTCGTGATATTCAGCAGGCGGAACTTTAAGTGA